The following are encoded in a window of Vigna unguiculata cultivar IT97K-499-35 chromosome 8, ASM411807v1, whole genome shotgun sequence genomic DNA:
- the LOC114194431 gene encoding rust resistance kinase Lr10-like, translated as MTSVLLLQRDCVLMKLLLMLILIRSGSAHNECHENLSCGPDEPLIRFPFQLMKEMEEPCTYPRLCLSCTEKNVTHLVHSTIKLQVTDIDYQNQEIRLTDPENCFTNKFMEVINFIRSYQLESPYDGPENNLIFFNCTSAGLPYLRNNYMRQDMVSCPIYMANSFESVLRLDLTSCTKMFNITAPIAAVHWNLLILRWTKPNCAECEAKGKRCKWKTNKDTQGDIECLECKRKGIHVPKSFIFATTGSIFLGLLVIAVFKGILYFRKKQEDQERVDKFLEDYRAEKPARFTYADLKRITNGFKENLGEGAHGAVFRGKLSSEIQVAVKILNNTDVEGKEFINEVGIMGKIHHINVVRLLGFCAEGFHRALVYNFFPNGSLQSFIFPPEDKDHFLGWEKLQHISLGIAKGIEYLHQGCNHPIIHFDINPHNVLLDDNFTPKISDFGLAKLCSKNPSVVSMTAARGTLGYIAPEVFSRNFGNVSYKSDIYSYGMLLLEMVGGRKNVDMSSPEDFHVLYPDWIHNLVDGDVHIHVEDEDDVKIAKKLAIIGLWCIQWQPGNRPSIKSVIHMLETQEENQIAVPPNPFHSATSTTVKGPTSTRRPLHLEVIEE; from the exons ATGACAAGTGTGCTTCTCCTCCAACGTGATTGTGTATTGATGAAGCTGTTGCTAATGCTTATTCTTATCAGAAGTGGCAGTGCTCATAACGAGTGCCATGAGAATTTGTCTTGTGGACCGGACGAACCCCTTATTAGATTTCCCTTCCAACTGATGAAGGAGATGGAGGAACCATGCACTTATCCCCGTCTTTGTCTTTCTTGTACTGAAAAAAATGTGACCCATCTTGTGCATTCTACGATTAAACTCCAAGTCACTGATATAGACTACCAAAACCAGGAAATTAGGTTAACTGACCCGGAAAACTGCTTTACCAACAAGTTTATGGAAGTCATCAATTTTATTCGAAGTTACCAATTAGAATCACCATATGATGGACCAGAAAACAACTTGATCTTCTTCAACTGTACTTCAGCGGGGCTTCCATACCTCAGAAACAACTACATGCGACAAGATATGGTCTCCTGTCCTATTTACATGGCTAATTCTTTTGAAAGTGTCCTCAGATTGGATCTAACATCCTGTACCAAGATGTTCAATATCACTGCACCAATCGCGGCCGTCCACTGGAATTTATTGATTTTGAGATGGACTAAACCAAATTGTGCTGAGTGCGAAGCAAAAGGCAAGAGATGTAAATGGAAGACCAATAAAGACACACAAGGAGACATTGAATGTCTTGAATGCAAACGGAAGGGAATTCACGTTcctaaatcttttatttttgctaCTACAG GTTCCATCTTTTTGGGGCTGCTGGTCATTGCTGTCTTTAAGGGCATTCTCTATTTTAGGAAAAAGCAAGAAGACCAAGAAAGGGTGGACAAGTTCTTAGAGGATTACAGAGCAGAAAAGCCTGCAAGATTCACCTATGCTGACCTTAAAAGAATCACCAATGGCTTTAAGGAAAACCTCGGAGAAGGAGCTCATGGGGCTGTCTTCAGAGGAAAACTTTCGAGTGAGATTCAAGTGGCTGTGAAGATCCTCAACAATACAGATGTTGAAGGGAAAGAGTTCATCAATGAAGTGGGAATTATGGGCAAAATCCATCACATCAACGTGGTGCGTTTGCTCGGCTTCTGTGCAGAAGGATTCCATCGTGCTCTTGTCTACAATTTCTTTCCAAACGGTTCCTTACAGAGCTTCATATTTCCACCAGAAGACAAGGACCATTTCCTTGGTTGGGAGAAGCTTCAACACATTTCTCTCGGTATAGCTAAAGGGATTGAGTATCTTCATCAAGGTTGCAACCATCCCATTATTCACTTTGACATCAATCCTCACAACGTGTTACTTGACGACAACTTCACTCCAAAAATATCTGATTTTGGCTTAGCCAAATTGTGTTCCAAGAATCCCAGCGTGGTGTCAATGACAGCTGCTAGGGGAACCTTGGGATACATTGCACCTGAAGTCTTCTCCAGAAACTTTGGGAACGTGTCTTACAAATCTGATATTTACAGTTATGGAATGTTGTTGTTAGAAATGGTCGGTGGGAGGAAGAATGTGGACATGTCTTCTCCAGAAGATTTCCATGTTTTGTACCCAGATTGGATCCATAACCTGGTTGATGGAGATGTGCATATCCATGTTGAGGATGAAGATGATGTTAAGATTGCAAAGAAACTAGCAATTATTGGGCTTTGGTGCATTCAGTGGCAGCCAGGGAACCGTCCATCCATAAAATCTGTGATACACATGCTAGAAACTCAAGAGGAAAACCAGATTGCTGTGCCTCCTAATCCATTTCACTCAGCAACTTCCACTACAGTTAAGGGACCCACCTCCACAAGACGACCTTTGCATTTGGAAGTGATTGAAGAATGA